In Falco naumanni isolate bFalNau1 chromosome 5, bFalNau1.pat, whole genome shotgun sequence, the following are encoded in one genomic region:
- the LRRC23 gene encoding leucine-rich repeat-containing protein 23: MERGERGLPGEEGEQEEEEEAQVPARRPLTEAALREGLSLLGKTGDGLAHAYVKFEAKYKDLTDISLLKCFIHLRYVDLSENKLQDLSPLNSLTHLLWLKVDGNLLTSACMQELPYLQIISFAHNRIKDMEGITHPRLANLSLKGNKIETALGLSHGRLFSLQILELRRNKLESTAGLSLPMLKSLYLAQNAIWSLEGLEELGQLTTLHLRDNHIETLDGFCSSMKCLQYLNLRNNGISSFQEVAKLQVLPMLQALVLLDNPCSDEPDYRLEVLVLLPHLQRLDKEFFEQDERAEANKIRQKRQEEE, from the exons ATGGAGCGGGGCGAGCGCGGCCttcctggggaggagggggagcaggaggaggaggaggaagcacag GTGCCGGCCCGAAGGCCCCTGACGGAGGCCGCCCTGAGGGAGGGCCTCTCGCTCCTCGGTAAGACGGGCGACGGCCTGGCCCACGCCTATGTGAAGTTTGAAGCGAAATACAA GGACTTGACAGACATCAGCCTCCTCAAATGCTTCATTCACCTGCGATATGTGGATCTGTCAGAGAACAAGCTGCAAGATTTATCTCCACTGAACAGCCTAACCCACCTGCTTTGGCTGAAGGTTGATGGGAATCTGCTTACTAGTGCCTGCATGCAGGAGCTGCCCTACCTCCAGATCATCAGCTTTGCTCACAACCGCATCAAGGATATGGAGGGCATTACTCACCCCCGCTTAGCCAACCTCAGCCTGAAAG gaaataaaattgaGACAGCTCTGGGCCTGAGTCACGGCCGATTGTTCAGCCTGCAAATCCTGGAGCTGCGAAGGAACAAGCTAGAGAGCACAGCGGGGCTCAGCCTTCCCATGCTCAAGAGCCTCTACCTG GCCCAGAACGCCATTTGGAGCCTAGAAGGCCTTGAGGAGCTAGGGCAGCTGACTACTCTGCACCTGCGTGACAACCACATTGAGACCCTGGATGGATTCTGCAGTAGCATGAAGTGCTTGCAGTACCTCAATCTACG GAACAATGGAATCAGCAGTTTTCAGGAGGTGGCAAAACTGCAGGTCCTCCCCATGCTGCAGGCACTGGTGCTGTTGGACAATCCATGCTCTGATGAACCTGATTACAGGTTGGAGGTCCTGGTCCTGCTGCCACACCTGCAACGCCTCGACAAGGAATTTTTTGAGCAAGATGAGCGGGCAGAGGCAAACAAAATCCGTcagaaaaggcaggaagaagAATAG
- the ENO2 gene encoding gamma-enolase, with product MAVERIHAREILDSRGNPTVEVDLYTHKGMFRAAVPSGASTGIYEALELRDNDKSRFLGKGVLQAVDHINSTVAPALVGSGLSVVDQEKIDNLMLEMDGTENKSKFGANAILGVSLAVCKAGAAEKDVPLYRHIADLAGNSDLILPVPAFNVINGGSHAGNKLAMQEFMILPVGAESFRDAMRIGAEVYHNLKSVIKEKYGKDATNVGDEGGFAPNILENSEALELLKEAIDKAGYTDKIVIGMDVAASEFYRDGKYDLDFKSPDDPSRYISADELGDLYQSFVRDYPVVSIEDPFDQDDWEAWSKFTANVGIQIVGDDLTVTNPKRIERAVEEKACNCLLLKVNQIGSVTEAIQACKLAQENGWGVMVSHRSGETEDTFIADLVVGLCTGQIKTGAPCRSERLAKYNQLMRIEEELGDEARFAGHNFRNPSVL from the exons ATGGCAGTGGAGAGGATCCATGCCCGCGAGATCCTGGACTCCCGTGGGAACCCCACGGTTGAGGTGGACCTCTATACCCACAAAG GCATGTTTCGAGCAGCGGTCCCCAGCGGCGCGTCCACTGGCATCTATGAAGCGCTGGAGCTGCGAGACAATGACAAGTCGCGTTTCCTCGGGAAAG GGGTCCTGCAGGCCGTGGATCATATCAACAGCACTGTCGCCCCAGCTCTCGTGGGCTct GGCCTCTCTGTTGTGGATCAAGAGAAGATCGACAATTTGATGCTTGAGATGGATGGCACAGAGAACAAAT CCAAGTTCGGTGCCAATGCTATCCTGGGGGTTTCGCTGGCCGTCTGCAAGGCGGGAGCTGCGGAGAAGGATGTCCCCCTGTACCGGCACATTGCTGACCTGGCTGGCAACTCTGATCTCATCCTTCCTGTGCCA GCTTTCAACGTGATCAATGGAGGTTCCCACGCAGGCAACAAACTGGCCATGCAGGAATTCATGATCCTGCCTGTGGGGGCCGAGAGCTTCCGCGATGCCATGCGCATCGGGGCTGAAGTCTATCACAACCTCAAGAGCGTCATCAAGGAGAAGTATGGCAAAGATGCTACCAATGTGGGTGATGAGGGAGGCTTTGCCCCCAACATCCTGGAAAACAGTGAAG CTCTGGAGCTCCTCAAGGAAGCCATCGACAAGGCAGGCTACACGGACAAGATTGTCATTGGTATGGATGTGGCAGCCTCCGAGTTCTACCGTGATGGCAAATACGACCTGGACTTCAAGTCCCCAGATGACCCAAGCCGCTACATTTCTGCAGATGAGCTGGGCGACCTCTATCAAAGCTTTGTACGTGATTATCCAG TGGTCTCCATTGAGGACCCTTTTGACCAAGATGACTGGGAGGCCTGGTCCAAGTTCACAGCCAATGTGGGGATTCAGATAGTGGGAGATGACCTGACGGTGACAAACCCTAAGCGCATCGAGAGAGCTGTTGAAGAGAAGGCCTGCAACTGCCTCCTGCTCAAAGTCAACCAGATTGGGTCCGTCACGGAGGCCATCCAAGC CTGCAAGCTGGCCCAGGAGAATGGCTGGGGTGTGATGGTGAGCCATCGATCTGGGGAGACCGAGGACACCTTCATTGCTGACCTGGTTGTAGGACTGTGCACTGGGCAG ATAAAGACGGGTGCTCCCTGCAGGTCTGAACGCCTGGCTAAGTACAACCAGCTCATGAG gATTGAGGAAGAGCTGGGCGACGAAGCACGCTTTGCCGGACACAATTTTCGCAACCCAAGTGTTCTTTGA
- the TPI1 gene encoding triosephosphate isomerase yields MAPRKFFVGGNWKMNGDKKSLGELIHTLNGAKLSADTEVVCGAPSIYLDFARQKLDAKIGVAAQNCYKVPKGAFTGEISPAMIKDIGAAWVILGHSERRHVFGESDELIGQKVAHALAEGLGVIACIGEKLDEREAGITEKVVFEQTKAIADNVKDWSKVVLAYEPVWAIGTGKTATPQQAQEVHEKLRGWLKSHVSDAVAQSTRIIYGGSVTGSNCKELASQHDVDGFLVGGASLKPEFVDIINAKH; encoded by the exons ATGGCGCCCAGGAAGTTCTTCGTGGGGGGCAACTGGAAGATGAACGGCGACAAGAAGAGCCTGGGCGAGCTGATCCACACGCTGAACGGCGCCAAGCTCTCCGCCGACACCG AGGTGGTCTGCGGAGCCCCCTCCATCTACCTGGACTTTGCCCGTCAGAAGCTGGATGCGAAGATTGGGGTTGCAGCACAGAACTGCTACAAGGTGCCGAAGGGCGCCTTCACGGGAGAGATCAG ccctgccatgaTAAAAGACATTGGAGCCGCGTGGGTGATCCTGGGCCACTCGGAACGACGGCATGTTTTTGGGGAGTCTGATGAG CTGATTGGGCAGAAGGTGGCTCATGCTCTGGCTGAGGGCCTCGGAGTTATTGCCTGCATTGGGGAGAAGCTGGACGAGAGAGAAGCTGGCATAACCGAGAAGGTGGTTTTTGAACAGACCAAGGCCATTGCTG ATAACGTGAAGGACTGGAGTAAAGTGGTTCTTGCCTACGAGCCAGTTTGGGCTATTGGAACTGGTAAAACTGCAACTCCCCAACAG GCTCAGGAAGTTCATGAGAAGCTGCGGGGGTGGCTGAAAAGCCACGTGTCTGATGCTGTTGCTCAGTCAACTAGGATCATCTACGGAG GTTCCGTCACTGGCAGCAACTGTAAGGAGTTGGCCTCTCAGCATGATGTGGATGGCTTCCTTGTTGGTGGAGCTTCTCTCAAGCCAGAGTTTGTGGATATTATCAATGCCAAACACTGA